Genomic segment of Apostichopus japonicus isolate 1M-3 chromosome 8, ASM3797524v1, whole genome shotgun sequence:
TGATTATTGCATtgtttgtaacatatatactttCCACAATGAGTATcttacaaacattttcttatatCAAGGTTTTGTGGTCCACATACAGAAAGTGATGTATccttatatatagttatatgatATTAAAGGTCTTGTGGTCCACATATAGCAAGTGATGTATCCTTATATAGTTATATGATAGTTAAGGTCTTGTGGGCCACACACAACAAGTGATGTATCCTTATATATAGTTCCCATCCATCAACATTGTTAGATGCATTTGCCTATTATCTTATTCATTGACATTCAGAGCTAATGTTATCTTTTTTAAATAGGACACTATACTGTGCAATAAGTGTGTAACGTAAACCTTCTTTGTTTTCAGGGCTTACCCATCCCATTTTATTTGAAGAACATGACACAGAATTTAATTGGCAAGAGACAAGCAGAGAAGATGTTTCTGTTAGGTACGCTTAAAAGAGTTTTTGCTTCTTGTTATGTCAAAACTGGGGCATTGATTTCAGTCCATTAACGTTGTGTTTAACAAATTAAGATTACAATGCAGGTTTGTACCTCGattataaaacaatttttttgtcaCCAGCTGTTAGTTTAGCTTTGTTCAGATTTAGTTTAGATAATATTGCATTGAGGACTCAATTATGTGCAAGTCTGTATTGATGTAAAGGTTCATATAAAGcaggaaaagaaaacaaagatgttTTGGTTTTAAAAGAGTCTGGAATCGTTACAATCATGTATAGTAAAGACATATAAATCTTGAACTTTACCTTTCCAACTCCAGCACAGTTTGTCAAATCTGACAAAGCACTGAAACTTGGATTAGTTGATGAGGTTGTTCCAATGGACCAAGTTATGACAGCAGCCAAGAAGCAAGTCACCAAATTTCTAGAAATACCAGGTAACTGAATAATTTACTTTCCTTGAATAAAAGGAATGTTTATCTCCCAAAAATATTTGTGAAACATATTTGTGAATGTCAGATGATCTCTCCTGTTAAGCTTTTCCACTGGTCAGAGCGTTGTTGCTGTGCAAAGATATCTGCTTTTTCCTGCCATGTAATCTGCAGAGGGAAAGGACGTCTAACTTTCCCCTCACCCCTCAAAGTTATTCTTTTTCTCGTTGaaaattttctatatatttgtagcCTATggtgtgttagctcagtggagtgttagctcagtgtttaacgccggtgcctttcaatcataaggtccccggttcgagtcactcccagattaatgtatgtcgtccagttacagagttgttgacaattaacgttaaatatgaatgtaagagactgacctcggtcagcttgcggctttgataagccaatgaggcttcttcgcgagttcctgcttgcaggaggatctaatatacatacatacatacatagatatggTCTCATTTTTGCACATAACTGACTGAGCATCCAGAAACCCTCAAAGGGAGAGAAGACCACCTTCAAATGGTTTCCTTCCTACACAGTACATATCTTAGCCCCTTTCTTAAACCCTGTGGATACTACTTcccaaaccccctcccccagaagACAAGTGAGGCAGTGATCAATTAGATACAATTTACATATGATATTTTTTACTTAAAAGTTACTGAAAATAACcataataaataacactgtatggatttgtttttctgttgatCATTCAGATGTTGGACGGTCAATAGTTAAGGAAGGATTACGAAAAGCGGATATCGAAGAATTCAACGAGAAGAGAGAAAGCGATGCTCGATTCTATGCCAGCTTAAATAGCAGCCGTAAAATCCAGGCACTTTTCAAGGAAAATTTAGAAAACctcaagaagaaaaagaagtaaTATGTAGCGCTCTATTGTATAACTGTGATCAGAAATCAACTATTTGCCAAGAAATTTAGATAAAGaatatattatgtatttataAAGATAACTCGCAGAGATTAAGATCATGTCACTAAAGTTGTATACAATTGAGAAGTTTGTTAGAACAGCAAAGTGAATGCTGATATTATACCACACTTTTAAACTGTATTTTCCATGATGGCCTACACCCAAGATCCACCAGCACCCTTTCACTCCTTTGAGGTACCGTGTTAAGGTGGGAAGGGGTTAGAGTAATGCGAACAAAGCTGAAGAAGTGAAACTGAGATAGGTAACCTGGTGGCTTCCAAACTGAGACAAAATGAATCAGAATGAGTATTGTTTAAGTCATTAACCTACTAGACTCAccattccctcccctcccttcaaATCTCATTCTCACTTGGTAATATTTGtttggttgggggaggggtatgtGGAGAGGGGTGAGCGGATGGTTGGGCAGTACATAGACAGGCTCTTTGTACCCTGCTTCAAAATTTGTAGATATTACATTAATTAGGTCTTATGGTAATATTCACTCAAAGTTACCATTTCCATGAGTTTGAAATTCCAACGCAGCATTACAGAACTTATCTATACAGTAATCAAATAGTCATCGTGGTAATATTATAATGATCATGTTTTATGTAATAGttgtaaaatgatataaaaaaatgtaaacggGTGAATGTTTATATCAAGATTGATTCATACAGTTCAACTACATATCACTGCAACTTTACTGAAATACACAATGTGGAAGTTTTTGACCAAATATTGATCCAATGTTTTGCTGTTTCTCTCCTTGTAGTGATGGTTTCTTACCTAAGTCAGTCACAAACATTGTGAGCATCAACTCAGTATCTTTAACATAACTTTGAGAAAGGTAAAGTGATTTACTAAATTAACagacattttcatgaaaatatagGTAATATCAATCCTCCTACTTCATATCTCCCTATTGTGAATATTCTTGGTATGCACCTGCAATCGCCTAAATTTGTTGAATATTTCTGCCAGAAAGTTATGAATGAGTGAGTGAGAATCTGTACATGACTCTGTAGTCCACATGTGCTGGTACATCAATGCCTTACAATTGATAGATATTAGCAGTATGTAATGCACACACAAGCTGACTGGTTGAAGTATTCTGCAAAATTGAATATACATAATTTTAATTCATATTCCTAACATGCCTCATTTCTCTTCACAACAACATATTCAAGGGTGGACAATTTTGTTTGCAAAGTATGAAACAAATGTCGTGGTactaataagaagaaaaaaatgaagaaaatgttgacatttcttTCATTAAGTCTCTCTGAGTAGGGGACAAAAAATGTTTATGTTATTCTTACACCTGCTATTTGTCTCTCACTAACCATTGAACTATGAACAACAAGTCAAAACTGAGTAGTAAAGTGATTAATTTAAAATCGTATTCCTGACTTTAAAAAAtttggggatttttttttacaatatctTTGCAGCATGCATCCTACACTCCTTCACATCCTACCTCCAAATAGATAGAGCACCTTTAAGCAAAATATGAACTCATCTTGATTGCACTCGGATTGAAAATATTTATGGTGGATTTGATAATGGACCAAAAGCAATCacaaagaaaacttgaaattcTAGATTTTAGGTCCTTCTAGATCAAGACCGTTccttaatgaaaatattatgtAACCCACCAAGGAAAAGCTTACTTTTGTAAAGTCACACTTTTGTTTAAGAGACATATAAATCCAGAATACTCTCTTCAACCTGTTTTGACAATCTCCATTATTTTGAGTGTGTAAGGTGTTGCTTGGTATCTTTGAAGACTGGTTCCAAATGTAAACATTACCTATAACTTTTAAAGAGACTTTTCTGTAGTGACAATATATTTAGGGCATATCCCAGTAGCAGATGTTGATTAGGCAAAAGTTGTTGCTAACTTTTCTGCATGAACAAGTTCAGATAGCAACATTTTCATTCCTAAAATATCAGGGTAAAATTGATGAATGTAGTCTGGTAACAGCAGAGCAAGTGATATTATCATGACTATTGAACTTATAAATGTCTGTGTGTTTCTTAATAAGGTGTAAATTCTATTTCAAGAGGGATCATGGCAATATTCTACTTGGTAGCAAACTGAAGTCATTTAGCCAGTTCAGAGAAAACTTTCACATTAAATGCATCACATTATTTAACAAAAGATGGTGCTCTTTGAAGAAAACTTTGTCCCGATAGCATCACAGACTATCAATGTTCAGAGGCAAACTGATTGACTTGGGGCACAGAGGCCAAGGATTAGTTGGGCCCCCATAGGAATACCCCTTTAATACCCCTCTACATATTCATTTTGACCAGACTTCAgagtttaacagttttttttatatcatatgTGCGAACAACGGTAAAGCAAAAAAGACATAAAACTTTGCTTGAAATTATTAATTTGTTCAGAATATGAATGAGAAAGTTTGTAATCCAGAAAAGTGATTAAACAAGTTaagaatatttaaaattaaaaagttgATGAGCAGCTATCCCTCCAAACCAAAATacataatacaaaatataaatgctAACTCTAGTCATATCTTCAACTGTCTCCTTTCAATTGTGAAGTATGTTCTTTTCACAAACATTGCACTTCCtgctttatgatttttttcttcttcaaaactaAATCATTCAGAGAATAATGTGGTGAGGTGTTCAATACAACATAACAAAAGCAAATGTCAGTGCAGATAAACTGAAATCGGTTTGTAGTCATGGTACCGAGGTCTGAGTCAACGAGTTTACTTTCACACTAATGACATTTCTAGGATTCCTACACTCATAACAAATAAGTAATCCTATCAACATGATAATAGCAATTCCAGTAATCCCTGTGCTTCTGAACCTTTGTAATTATGATAATCCTTAATGAAAGGTGGCTTAATAATTCAAAATTCACTCACAGATAAAACTATGCTAAATTGCTCACAGAATCATCTTTCAAATTGGAATATTCAAATGAGTGATCATTACATTCATTCAATAAATAACTCCTGCCTCTGTAATTCTCCAAACATAAGCAAACTTGAAGTAAAGTGATCTACAGAATCTGCGTATCGATAGTACTTCCATATCAGCTACCGCGTAACAACTTCCCAACTGGGTAACCACCGCTGGGTTCAATAAATGTAACAATAAACATGTTTCTATTTACAGTGTTCAGGTATAAAGATTGAGATCAGAAATTACATTTTATATCATTGCTGTTTCCTTAGGCTCCCTTTTaattccaaaaaaaatgtattacttTCCTTAAAAACAGGTACTCTGTTTATTTGAACCCTACATATTTTTGTTCTTAAGTGGCTCTGTATAAAATCCATGTTAAGAAGCTGGTCAAACACCAGGAAGACACTGTCCAATGTGATTTGCAAAAGGTACAAAATGCAAGCTATGCCATGTTTCATATCCTCATTTACCCAATTGACTATCCTTCATTCCGACATTCTTCAATTcttgattgaattttgtgcatcAGGTGGTTTACTTTACTCTCCAAAGTTTTTTGGAAGTAAACTTGCAAATCAATGTTGTCTTATCATTCTCTTCAGCTAAAAATCAAATAACTATACACTTGTTTGATTTCGGAAATGGATTGGggagaaggtggggggggggggagtagtgGTGTCAATTCCTTACTCCACCGGTTACTTGATGTGCTGATCCCATTTCAAACAGCAGATCAAAGTCATGTGTCATAATCTTCATCATCTTCCAGTGTTTGTTCTGTAGATACTTTTCTCGGTGTGTACTGGCCCATTGGTACGGGGCAGCTGAAATTCATATGTGCACTTTTTGAGGGATTCATTGTCTTGAGGTCAACATATGAGGGTCCTGGTTGGTCAGCTTCATGTGTCTGTTCTTCTCTTGATGAAGACCTGGTcaagaaagaaataaatgaatcatAAAATCTCTTATCTTCTATAATTAACAGAGCCTTGTTAAAAAGTCTTGGAGAAAAATCCACTACTGTTTACTGGAATGTCAgcaaattatgcaaatactTTTGCTCTCTGGATCACCCTCAACccatcattaatattcacattaaagggtgtgaagactctcgcaaaaagaaacgtctaatgccggtaatctgacctagtttcgaatgaggtgtaacagaagtaaacaccaccatcgatcccagaaaatacacacacagctataccgtcggtaataagacagCTTCAGCTACGGTCattacccacagcacagtacacaaacgatacagcaatggacatctcaggtccagctaaagataacaaggtatcacgtttcattactgtctgcattttgtagcgacacgaacaaaacgtcacttgcatgcaacagaaagttaacagttttcagatggctgcaggcggtttggggcgagtcttcaatggcTTTAACTATATAGCCCTCAATCTTACTAGTAGTCTAGAGATATAGGTGACATTATAAGGTTTCAATTCAATTAAAGGCGATACCGTAGATTGCATGAATTGAACCACTAATAATACAGAGTGACACAACTGTTCCCAGACTACTAAGGACTATATGCCATTACCTTTCAACACAACAAAAAAGTTCTGAAAATTTCCAGTTTCTTTGGAAATGCACGATCTCAAAAATAAGCATGATCTTTGGTTTTTTGTTATTTCCATACGAAATAATTCAACTGGAATGATCTGGATCAAACTTCCCTTGAACCTAGAAATGGTGTCATCATGATCCTATCTTGCCCCCAAAATAATTAAATCTAGCCCATTTGGGACAAACCTACCTACACCCTGTTTAATAGTCCTGTAACCTCCACAATTAGAATTCTaatcaaacatattttaaatactaaaaacaaaataaaaatactctAAGCCATTTCAAGGCATATTTAATCATATGTTCTACCctgtttttataatttttgaGGTCACAGAATGATTTGAATCAAACACCTACACAACTGGATTAAAACTCCTGCTCTATTGAATTAAAGATTTTACATCTTTTCGAAGGTTTATATGTAAAAACATTCTTCGCTCTGATTATGCTTTGTCTTTAGACAAATAAAATAATTGCTAATAATTCTTTTTTTCGAATACCATTttacatttggttttcaatttcatatgcTCACCCTTCAGTAAAATTGCTGTTATACGACTGACTTCCAGAAGGACTGACTGTTGTGCGACTCCCTGAACTATTTTCATCATAcaaatcttcctcctcctcatctCCATCCTCCTCATTCTCAGAAGATTCCTGAAAATACAGAGAAAAATCACTTAATATCACATATAGACAGGaatttttttgtacttttatcACCAAATAGCAAATACCTACGGAAGACTAATGCAGCCatggcccaaaaaaaaaaacacagataaatattgaaggaaaaaaatgaaaacgaaaaaaaaaaatgttaaacgaaaaaaaaaaattttactacgaaaaacaacatttttacaacgaaaaaaaaaaaattgtttttcgttttaaacgttttgtttttcatagtaaaaattttgtttttcgtagtaaaaattttgtttttcgtagtaaaaattttgttttcattttaaaaattttgttttcattttaaaaattttgtttttcgtagtaaaaattttgtttttcgtagTTAAAATTTTGTCTTGTATATATATCTGtgtttttcgttttgtttttgtcatggCCGCATTAGTCTTCCGTAAATACCTTCGGATGGAGTTGTAAACTTGTTTCATTGAAACTTATTGGGAAAGGATGTACTTTAGAAGGAGATATTGAGTTGGATCTGATATTTAAACAAGTGCTATTCACTACATAAATCCTtttaaaatataagaaaaagaaattggaattttttaattttccaatcTGCTTTGTATGTGTCATTAATACTGATTTAACAACTATCTGGGTGATGAAATGTTGTgactaaaaaaagaaaagaataaaaaataattcacTAGTTAACTTCCACTTGGTCACAAATCTAGGACGGTGGGTTTGAGCTTGATAAATTGTCAAGTTTTAGTAAATGCTTGGTTAGGTTTGCTAAAGTTTTTTGACAAACAAATTCATTGACAAACAAATTCAAGGAACAGTTTCAAGCTTCTTCGTATCTGTGAGTAATAAAAGAAGGCAGCCCATCTTACCTCGTCTGAAAATGAATTTGAATGCGATGCTTTCGTTTTCCTCTTCTTTCCTCTGCCTGctctgtgtttgtttgtttgttgacaAAAGAATATGAGACCATCATTAGTTTAAAATATGGTAGGAGATAATCAACATTTACAAATTACAACCAACTCTCGCATCATCTGTAAATGAAATAGACTTTTTCAAAAAGACAGTTTTCCAGTCTTATGTCCCACTTCATTTTGGTGAGAAATCTCTGATGCATATATCAGACCTCCCAGCTGCTCTTCgacataaaaaaaatcttttttagGGTTTTAAAGGTTTCCCTGTGAGGTCTGATATGTTTATGAGAAGTTTGTTATGTAGAGATGgtaagatgaaaacaaaaacaacccCACAGATAATATCTTAAAGATGACAGCACTTGTTCTCTTTCCGAAATTAGAGAGATGAAATATGGGTAATTCACTAAGTaccttataatatatataggacGGAATACATTCCTTTCTGACAAATTGTAAGACAATTTTTATCTTAGAACAAACATCATCATGTGACAAGAATGATTACAGTACTATTGACAAAAAATGAGCAATGAAACAATTATTGGATGGTTTCGAAACAGTTTTCTGCAGTGGTGATATTGATGAATTCTGGAGGGTTAAAGCAACAGTCTTTGTTTTCCAATACTATTTGTTAACCTATAAACCAGTCTAGTATGGGTGCAATGCAAAATGGAGGCAAACTTTCTAGTGGATTCGAATAGGATATAACAAAATACCAGATAAACCATACTTTTTTTGTCGTGTACTCTGTCCTGAGTTAGATGAAGTGCTGTTGTCTTTTGTATTCTGTAAGTCTGGAATATCTACAACCAGGTCTTTCAGAAAGTCAAATACTTTCTCTCTGTGAATGCATTGCTTTCTGTAGGAAagtaaaatgaagaaagaattgAAGATCAGAATTGAACGCCAGGAAACGATAAATAAAAGCAAATGAGATATTAATAA
This window contains:
- the LOC139971721 gene encoding uncharacterized protein, whose product is MPNKKKKFNARFPPARIKKIMQTDEEVGKVAAAVPVLISKALEHFIQDLLVKASRQTLEKNAKTLTTSHIKQCIHREKVFDFLKDLVVDIPDLQNTKDNSTSSNSGQSTRQKKAGRGKKRKTKASHSNSFSDEESSENEEDGDEEEEDLYDENSSGSRTTVSPSGSQSYNSNFTEGSSSREEQTHEADQPGPSYVDLKTMNPSKSAHMNFSCPVPMGQYTPRKVSTEQTLEDDEDYDT